The Candidatus Kryptonium sp. genome contains a region encoding:
- the ald gene encoding alanine dehydrogenase — translation MNIGIPKESSDAQKILERRVALTPAGVKALVERGHEVYVESSAGEYSGFSDAEYEKMGAKIVFSREEVYKRAQMVVKVARPTEEDYDFLCDGHLLFGFLHLAVAPKKFIEILLERKVTAIGYEIIELPDGRLPILQAMSEIAGQMAIVVAARYLQNEDGGRGIILGGIPGVPPATVVILGAGVVGQNAIRAALGLGAHVMVLDKDIDKLREVEKLFGKRVETAIANVYNIEKAVQFADVLIGAVLIHGALTPKLVTEEMVKKMKPGSVIIDVSIDQGGCVETSRPTTIANPVFVKYGVIHYCVPNMASNVARTATHALTNVSLPYILEIAEKGIPQTLKENPLFGRGIYTYAGYCTNKNIADIFNLEYKKIEELI, via the coding sequence ATGAACATTGGAATTCCGAAGGAAAGTAGCGACGCCCAAAAAATTTTGGAAAGAAGGGTAGCCCTTACACCAGCAGGGGTAAAAGCACTCGTTGAGCGTGGCCATGAGGTTTATGTTGAATCTTCGGCAGGAGAATATAGTGGCTTTAGTGATGCGGAGTATGAGAAAATGGGGGCGAAGATTGTTTTTTCCCGAGAGGAAGTTTATAAGAGAGCACAAATGGTCGTGAAAGTTGCACGACCGACGGAAGAAGATTATGATTTTCTATGTGATGGGCATCTTTTGTTTGGATTTTTACATCTTGCTGTGGCACCTAAGAAGTTTATTGAAATTTTGCTTGAGAGAAAAGTAACAGCAATAGGATATGAAATAATTGAGCTACCAGATGGACGATTGCCTATACTTCAAGCAATGAGCGAGATAGCGGGACAAATGGCAATAGTTGTCGCTGCAAGATATCTTCAAAATGAAGATGGGGGTCGTGGAATAATACTTGGTGGAATTCCCGGAGTTCCACCAGCAACTGTCGTTATACTTGGTGCAGGCGTCGTTGGACAGAATGCGATAAGAGCAGCTCTTGGTCTTGGTGCGCATGTGATGGTTCTTGACAAAGATATTGATAAATTGAGGGAAGTTGAGAAGTTGTTTGGTAAAAGAGTTGAAACAGCTATTGCAAATGTTTATAACATTGAGAAAGCAGTTCAATTTGCTGATGTTCTCATAGGGGCTGTTTTAATTCATGGTGCTTTAACGCCAAAGCTTGTCACTGAAGAAATGGTTAAAAAAATGAAGCCTGGTTCAGTTATAATTGATGTTTCAATTGATCAAGGAGGTTGTGTTGAAACCAGCAGACCAACAACTATTGCAAATCCTGTTTTCGTAAAGTATGGTGTTATTCATTATTGTGTTCCAAACATGGCTTCAAATGTCGCAAGAACGGCAACGCATGCTTTGACGAATGTGAGTTTGCCATATATACTTGAGATCGCTGAAAAAGGTATTCCGCAGACATTGAAGGAAAATCCATTGTTCGGTCGGGGAATTTATACTTATGCTGGCTATTGCACGAATAAAAATATTGCAGACATTTTTAATCTTGAATATAAAAAAATAGAAGAACTGATATGA
- a CDS encoding 4-hydroxybutyrate CoA-transferase, protein MSWTKHFKERTVTAEEAVKVIKSGDKVWVHPGCATPEPLIKALVARKDELENVEISHILTFGEAPYVNPEMQGHFRHRAFFTGANVREAVNDGRAEFVPIFLSEIPKLFYSGEYKIDVALITVSPPDEYGFCSFGVGVECTKAAAETARVVIAEVNSNMPRTLGNSFIHVSKIHYFVESNRPLFELPKEEITDLHRKIAGYIAELIENGSTLQMGIGGIPDAVLLFMKDKKDLGIHTEMFSDGLLPLIESGVVNNEKKTLHRGKVVASFVLGTRKLFDFIDNNPLFEFHPTDYVNDPFIISQNEKMVAINSALQVDLTGQVCSDSIGHKIYSGIGGQVDFIRGAARSKGGKPIIALPSTAKNGTISRIVPTLTEGAGVVTSRGDVHYVVTEYGVAYLHGKSIRERAKALIEIAHPDFRDWLKFEAKKRCYL, encoded by the coding sequence ATGAGCTGGACAAAGCACTTTAAAGAAAGAACCGTAACAGCAGAAGAAGCAGTAAAAGTCATAAAATCTGGGGACAAAGTCTGGGTTCATCCCGGATGTGCTACTCCTGAGCCTTTAATAAAGGCTCTCGTTGCAAGGAAAGATGAACTTGAAAATGTTGAAATTTCGCATATTTTAACATTTGGCGAAGCACCTTATGTGAATCCGGAGATGCAAGGGCATTTTAGGCATCGTGCATTTTTCACAGGTGCAAATGTAAGGGAAGCGGTAAATGATGGAAGAGCTGAATTTGTTCCGATTTTCCTTTCAGAAATTCCAAAGTTATTTTATAGCGGTGAATATAAAATTGATGTTGCCTTGATAACTGTATCGCCGCCTGATGAATATGGTTTCTGTAGTTTCGGCGTTGGTGTTGAATGCACGAAAGCTGCAGCTGAAACCGCAAGGGTTGTAATTGCTGAGGTGAATTCAAATATGCCAAGGACGCTTGGGAACAGCTTCATTCATGTGAGTAAAATTCACTATTTCGTTGAATCAAACAGACCATTGTTTGAGCTCCCAAAGGAAGAGATAACTGACCTTCACAGAAAAATAGCAGGCTATATTGCCGAGTTAATAGAAAATGGTTCAACTTTGCAGATGGGGATTGGTGGAATACCTGATGCGGTTTTGCTTTTTATGAAGGATAAAAAAGATCTCGGAATTCATACCGAAATGTTTAGCGATGGATTGTTGCCACTTATAGAATCTGGCGTTGTAAATAATGAGAAAAAAACTTTACATAGAGGCAAGGTGGTAGCAAGCTTCGTGCTCGGGACGAGGAAACTTTTTGATTTCATTGACAATAATCCGCTCTTTGAGTTTCATCCAACTGATTATGTTAATGATCCATTTATTATAAGCCAAAACGAAAAGATGGTTGCGATAAATTCCGCGCTTCAAGTTGATTTAACAGGTCAAGTTTGTTCAGATTCTATTGGACATAAAATATACAGTGGCATAGGTGGACAGGTTGACTTTATTCGTGGAGCAGCTCGCTCAAAAGGCGGGAAACCAATAATAGCTTTGCCTTCAACGGCGAAAAATGGAACTATTTCAAGGATAGTTCCTACCTTAACGGAGGGCGCTGGCGTTGTTACATCTCGCGGTGATGTTCATTATGTCGTCACAGAATATGGAGTTGCTTATTTGCACGGCAAAAGCATAAGGGAAAGAGCTAAAGCGTTAATTGAGATCGCTCATCCTGATTTTAGGGATTGG